Proteins encoded within one genomic window of Streptomyces sp. NBC_00523:
- the chvE gene encoding multiple monosaccharide ABC transporter substrate-binding protein — protein sequence MKNFRAASALVAVTTGCALLLTACGQNSEGGSQEGKDKKDLTIGIAMPTKSSERWIADGKNMTASLKKAGFATTLQYGEDDPDQQVAQIENMITQGVDALVVAAINGEALSNVLQQAADADIPVISYDRLILGSPHVDYYASFDNEKVGELQATYIVDKLGLKDGAKKGPFNIELFAGSNDDNNTKYFFNGAMKVLKPYFDKKQLVVRSKQTRLNQVTTLRWDGGTAQKRMDDLLTSAYSTAHVDAVLSPYDGISIGILSALKSDDYGSKAKPLPVVTGQDAEVASVKSIIAGQQTQTVYKDTRALAQVAADMVTAVLNGKKPEVNDETTYNNGKKVVPAFLLDPVSVDKSNYRKVLVDSGYIDAKELG from the coding sequence ATGAAGAACTTCCGAGCCGCGTCCGCCCTCGTGGCGGTGACCACCGGCTGCGCCCTGCTCCTCACCGCCTGCGGACAGAACAGTGAAGGGGGCAGCCAGGAGGGGAAGGACAAGAAGGACCTCACCATCGGCATCGCCATGCCCACCAAGTCCTCCGAGCGGTGGATCGCCGACGGCAAGAACATGACGGCGAGCCTGAAGAAGGCCGGATTCGCGACCACGCTCCAGTACGGGGAGGACGACCCCGACCAGCAAGTCGCCCAGATCGAGAACATGATCACGCAGGGCGTCGACGCCCTGGTCGTGGCCGCCATCAACGGCGAGGCCCTGTCCAACGTCCTCCAACAGGCCGCGGACGCCGACATCCCCGTGATCTCGTACGACCGGCTCATCCTGGGCTCCCCGCACGTCGACTACTACGCCTCCTTCGACAACGAGAAGGTCGGCGAGCTCCAGGCCACGTACATCGTCGACAAGCTGGGACTGAAGGACGGCGCGAAGAAGGGCCCGTTCAACATCGAGCTGTTCGCCGGGTCCAACGACGACAACAACACCAAGTACTTCTTCAACGGCGCCATGAAGGTACTGAAGCCCTACTTCGACAAGAAGCAGCTCGTCGTACGCTCCAAGCAGACCCGGCTCAACCAGGTCACCACGCTGCGCTGGGACGGCGGCACCGCGCAGAAGCGCATGGACGACCTGCTCACCTCCGCGTACTCCACCGCACACGTCGACGCGGTGCTCTCTCCGTACGACGGCATCTCCATCGGCATCCTGTCGGCCCTGAAGTCCGACGACTACGGGAGCAAGGCCAAGCCGCTCCCGGTCGTCACCGGCCAGGACGCGGAGGTCGCCTCGGTGAAGTCGATCATCGCGGGCCAGCAGACCCAGACCGTCTACAAGGACACCCGGGCGCTGGCCCAGGTCGCGGCGGACATGGTGACCGCGGTCCTCAACGGCAAGAAGCCCGAGGTCAACGACGAAACGACGTACAACAACGGCAAGAAGGTCGTGCCCGCCTTCCTGCTCGACCCGGTCAGCGTCGACAAGTCGAACTACCGGAAGGTCCTGGTCGACTCCGGCTACATCGACGCCAAGGAGCTCGGGTGA
- the araB gene encoding ribulokinase: MTPHASSGPVDRHHPDACTVGVDFGTLSGRAVVVRVRDGAELGSAVHDYRHAVIEDRLPLTGVPLPPDWALQHPEDWRDVLRTAVPAAVEAAGVDPARVIGIATDFTACTVLPATAEGVPLALLPEWADRPHAWPKLWKHHAAQEQADRINALAHARGETWISRYGGRISSEWQFAKALQVLEEDPAVYAACARWIEAADWIVWQLTGAESRNTCTAGYKGIHQDGAYPSPEYLGRLHPDFADFPATRLDHPLAPLGSRVGGLSGRAAGWTGLPEGIAVAAGNVDAHVAAPAAGAVENGRLLAIMGTSTCHVLNGATLADVPGICGVVEGGIVAGAYGYEAGQSAVGDIFAWWLRQGVPDDYRTEARDAGEDLHQLLTRKAAGQPVGAHGLVALDWMNGNRSTLVDHHLSGVVAGLTLDTRPEDVYLALLESTAYGTRVIVEAFENGGIPVEEFIVTGGLKKNALLMQIYADVLRRPVSLGTSEQGPALGSAIHAAVAAGAHPDVRTAAAAMGSVQRHAYTPDPARADAYDALFREYRALHDHFGTGADLLLHRLRRIRNAARTTTAG; encoded by the coding sequence GTGACGCCACACGCCTCCTCCGGCCCCGTCGACCGTCACCATCCCGACGCCTGCACGGTCGGGGTGGACTTCGGCACCCTGTCCGGGCGCGCCGTGGTGGTCAGGGTCCGCGACGGCGCCGAACTCGGCTCGGCGGTCCACGACTACCGCCACGCCGTCATCGAGGACCGCCTCCCGCTCACCGGCGTACCGCTGCCCCCCGACTGGGCGTTGCAGCACCCCGAGGACTGGCGCGACGTGCTCCGCACCGCGGTCCCGGCGGCGGTCGAGGCCGCCGGGGTCGACCCCGCCCGCGTCATCGGCATCGCCACCGACTTCACCGCCTGCACGGTCCTGCCGGCCACCGCGGAGGGCGTCCCGCTCGCCCTGCTCCCCGAGTGGGCCGATCGCCCGCACGCCTGGCCGAAGCTGTGGAAGCACCACGCCGCGCAGGAGCAGGCCGACCGCATCAACGCCCTCGCGCACGCCCGGGGCGAGACGTGGATCAGCCGGTACGGGGGCCGGATCTCCTCCGAGTGGCAGTTCGCCAAGGCCCTCCAGGTGCTGGAGGAGGACCCCGCGGTCTACGCCGCCTGCGCCCGCTGGATCGAGGCGGCCGACTGGATCGTCTGGCAGCTCACCGGCGCCGAATCGCGCAACACCTGCACCGCCGGCTACAAGGGGATCCACCAGGACGGGGCCTACCCCTCACCCGAGTATCTCGGCCGGCTCCACCCGGACTTCGCGGACTTCCCCGCCACCCGCCTCGACCACCCGCTCGCACCCCTGGGCTCCCGCGTCGGCGGGCTCAGCGGCCGCGCCGCCGGGTGGACGGGCCTGCCCGAGGGCATCGCCGTCGCCGCGGGCAACGTCGACGCGCATGTGGCGGCCCCCGCCGCCGGAGCCGTCGAGAACGGGCGGCTGCTCGCCATCATGGGCACCTCCACCTGCCACGTGCTCAACGGCGCCACCCTCGCCGACGTCCCCGGCATCTGCGGCGTGGTCGAGGGCGGCATCGTGGCGGGCGCCTACGGCTACGAGGCAGGGCAGAGCGCGGTCGGCGACATCTTCGCCTGGTGGCTCCGGCAGGGCGTACCGGACGACTACCGCACCGAGGCCAGGGACGCAGGGGAGGACCTGCACCAGCTGCTGACCCGCAAGGCCGCCGGACAACCGGTCGGGGCGCACGGACTGGTCGCCCTGGACTGGATGAACGGCAACCGTTCCACCCTCGTCGACCACCACCTCTCCGGGGTCGTCGCGGGGCTCACCCTCGACACCCGCCCCGAGGACGTCTACCTCGCCCTCCTCGAATCCACCGCGTACGGCACCCGGGTGATCGTGGAGGCGTTCGAGAACGGCGGAATCCCCGTCGAGGAGTTCATCGTCACCGGCGGCCTGAAGAAGAACGCCCTCCTCATGCAGATCTACGCCGACGTCCTGCGCCGCCCCGTCTCCCTCGGCACCTCCGAGCAGGGGCCCGCCCTCGGCTCCGCCATCCACGCCGCCGTCGCCGCGGGCGCCCACCCGGACGTCCGGACCGCCGCCGCCGCGATGGGCAGCGTCCAGCGGCACGCGTACACCCCGGACCCCGCCCGCGCGGACGCCTACGACGCGCTGTTCCGCGAATACCGCGCCCTGCACGACCACTTCGGCACCGGCGCCGACCTCCTCCTGCACCGCCTGCGCCGCATCCGCAACGCCGCGCGCACCACGACCGCCGGCTGA